A genomic segment from Legionella quinlivanii encodes:
- the groL gene encoding chaperonin GroEL (60 kDa chaperone family; promotes refolding of misfolded polypeptides especially under stressful conditions; forms two stacked rings of heptamers to form a barrel-shaped 14mer; ends can be capped by GroES; misfolded proteins enter the barrel where they are refolded when GroES binds), which translates to MAKELRFGNNARQEMLAGVNGLADAVQVTMGPRGRNVVLEKSFGAPTVTKDGVSVAKEIEFEQRFMNMGAQMVKEVASKTSDAAGDGTTTATVLARSILVEGHKAVAAGMNPMDLKRGIDKAVIAVTKHLQSMSKPCKDGKAIAQVGTISANSDEAIGAIIAEAMEKVGKEGVITVEDGNGLENELSVVEGMQFDRGYISPYFINNQQNMSSELEHPFILLVDKKISSIRDMLSVLEAVAKSGRPLLIVAEDVEGEALATLVVNNMRGIVKVCAVKAPGFGDRRKAMLQDIAILTNGQVISEEVGKSLEGASMEDLGTAKRVVVTKETTTIIDGEGKATEINARISQIRAQMEETTSDYDREKLQERVAKLAGGVAVIKVGAATEVEMKEKKARVEDALHATRAAVEEGIVAGGGVALIRAQSALNGLKGDNADQDMGINILRRAIESPLRQIVANAGYEASVIVNRVAEQKDNFGFNAASGEFGDMVEMGILDPTKVTRTALQNAASVASLMLTTECMVAELPKKDEAAGAGDMGGMGGMGGMGMM; encoded by the coding sequence ATGGCTAAAGAATTACGTTTTGGTAACAATGCGCGCCAGGAAATGTTGGCCGGTGTGAATGGCTTGGCTGACGCTGTACAAGTAACAATGGGCCCACGTGGTCGTAATGTGGTCCTGGAGAAATCCTTCGGTGCTCCCACTGTAACTAAAGACGGTGTCTCTGTTGCTAAAGAAATCGAGTTTGAGCAACGCTTCATGAACATGGGCGCTCAAATGGTTAAAGAAGTAGCTTCCAAAACTTCTGATGCAGCTGGTGATGGTACTACTACCGCTACTGTATTGGCTCGTTCAATCCTGGTTGAAGGTCACAAAGCAGTTGCTGCCGGCATGAATCCAATGGATTTAAAACGCGGAATTGACAAAGCGGTTATCGCCGTTACAAAACATCTGCAAAGCATGTCCAAGCCTTGCAAAGATGGTAAAGCGATTGCGCAAGTAGGTACTATTTCTGCTAACTCTGACGAAGCTATCGGCGCAATCATTGCTGAAGCGATGGAAAAAGTTGGAAAAGAAGGCGTTATCACTGTTGAAGATGGTAATGGTCTTGAGAATGAGCTGTCTGTTGTTGAAGGGATGCAATTTGATCGTGGTTACATTTCTCCATACTTCATCAACAACCAGCAAAACATGAGCTCTGAACTTGAGCATCCATTTATTCTGTTAGTCGACAAGAAAATTTCCAGCATCCGTGACATGTTGTCTGTTCTGGAAGCGGTTGCCAAGTCTGGCCGTCCTTTACTGATCGTGGCAGAAGACGTTGAAGGCGAAGCACTGGCTACTCTGGTTGTTAACAACATGCGTGGTATTGTTAAAGTTTGCGCAGTTAAAGCGCCTGGCTTTGGCGATCGCCGTAAAGCAATGTTGCAGGATATTGCTATTCTGACTAACGGCCAAGTGATTTCTGAAGAAGTGGGCAAGAGCCTTGAAGGTGCTTCTATGGAAGACCTGGGTACTGCCAAACGAGTTGTTGTGACTAAAGAAACTACAACTATTATTGACGGCGAAGGTAAAGCAACTGAAATCAATGCCCGCATCAGCCAAATTCGCGCTCAAATGGAAGAAACGACTTCTGATTACGATCGTGAGAAACTGCAAGAGCGTGTTGCCAAACTGGCCGGCGGTGTTGCAGTTATCAAAGTCGGTGCTGCGACTGAAGTTGAAATGAAAGAGAAAAAAGCTCGCGTTGAAGACGCTCTGCATGCTACTCGTGCCGCTGTTGAAGAAGGTATTGTAGCCGGTGGTGGTGTTGCTTTAATCCGCGCTCAATCTGCTCTGAATGGCTTGAAAGGCGACAATGCTGATCAGGATATGGGTATCAACATCCTGCGTCGTGCTATTGAGTCTCCATTACGTCAAATCGTTGCTAACGCTGGTTACGAAGCATCTGTCATCGTTAACCGTGTAGCTGAGCAAAAAGACAACTTTGGCTTTAACGCTGCAAGCGGTGAGTTCGGCGATATGGTTGAAATGGGTATCCTGGATCCAACTAAAGTTACCCGTACAGCGCTGCAAAACGCTGCTTCAGTTGCCAGCCTCATGTTAACTACTGAGTGCATGGTTGCTGAACTGCCAAAGAAAGATGAAGCTGCTGGTGCCGGCGATATGGGCGGCATGGGCGGTATGGGCGGCATGGGCATGATGTAA
- a CDS encoding hemerythrin domain-containing protein yields MNAIDFLIREHERVKQRFLDISDESHREETRKKMFNELCMELIRHEKMEHKVWYPHFKNDDRLDDTVRHLLTEEKHAEQAIRQFDDIKTVAAWERKFNKLMDDVIHHAEEEEQKLFPKVRKLLTEEELEQIGKDMRQFKRQYPKDLH; encoded by the coding sequence ATGAATGCAATTGATTTTCTAATCAGAGAACATGAAAGGGTAAAGCAACGCTTCCTTGATATTAGTGATGAAAGTCACCGCGAAGAAACTCGTAAAAAGATGTTTAACGAACTGTGTATGGAATTAATACGCCATGAAAAAATGGAACATAAAGTCTGGTACCCACACTTTAAAAATGATGATCGACTTGATGATACTGTCAGACATTTATTAACTGAAGAAAAGCATGCAGAACAAGCTATTCGTCAATTTGATGACATTAAAACTGTAGCCGCCTGGGAAAGAAAGTTTAACAAACTTATGGATGACGTCATCCACCATGCTGAAGAAGAGGAACAAAAACTTTTTCCAAAAGTGCGAAAACTTCTGACTGAAGAGGAATTAGAGCAGATTGGTAAAGACATGAGACAATTCAAAAGACAGTACCCTAAAGATCTCCATTAA
- a CDS encoding Kdo hydroxylase family protein, giving the protein MDEPLYILNSNSLDKINEVQKDLALNLLESGQVLYFPEYFYAHNAQQEHYLLTDKILDGQHKNISYDYLKDRLGGYNSNNQGLPSILKPFMRQYAEFAKHLLDTVCPLYAEHLIWGRTSYRPAEIRGRASSKRKDDTRVHVDSFPASPVNGRRILRVFCNINPYGEPRVWQLGEAFNQVLERFSPAIPKYNPSVAKLLKWLKVTKTMRSAYDHYQLQLHDRMKLDDHYQQTVSKNTINFQAQSTWVVFTDHVSHAALSGQFLLEQTFYLPVAAMRNPEHSPLRCWEKNKMEELVQA; this is encoded by the coding sequence ATGGACGAACCACTCTATATATTAAACTCTAATAGTTTAGACAAGATTAATGAAGTACAAAAGGATTTAGCGCTCAATTTACTGGAATCAGGGCAAGTTCTTTATTTTCCCGAATATTTTTACGCCCATAATGCCCAACAAGAACATTATTTGCTCACTGACAAGATCCTGGATGGTCAGCACAAAAATATCAGTTATGATTATTTAAAAGATCGTCTGGGCGGTTATAACAGTAATAACCAAGGCCTTCCCTCCATTCTGAAACCTTTTATGCGCCAGTATGCCGAGTTTGCAAAACATTTGCTGGATACCGTATGTCCTCTCTACGCAGAGCATTTAATCTGGGGCCGAACCAGCTACCGGCCTGCAGAAATTCGCGGCAGGGCCAGTTCAAAGCGTAAAGATGATACCCGAGTTCATGTTGACTCTTTTCCTGCTTCTCCAGTCAATGGGCGCCGTATCCTGCGAGTTTTTTGTAACATTAATCCCTATGGTGAACCACGAGTGTGGCAGCTGGGCGAAGCGTTTAATCAAGTACTGGAACGCTTTTCTCCAGCCATCCCCAAATACAATCCCTCTGTTGCCAAATTATTAAAATGGCTAAAAGTGACTAAAACCATGCGCTCCGCTTATGATCATTATCAGCTGCAACTGCACGATCGCATGAAGCTTGATGATCATTATCAACAGACGGTTTCCAAAAACACCATTAATTTTCAGGCGCAAAGTACCTGGGTTGTCTTTACAGATCATGTTTCTCACGCGGCTTTAAGCGGGCAGTTTCTGCTCGAACAAACATTCTATCTGCCAGTAGCTGCGATGAGAAACCCAGAGCACTCTCCTTTACGCTGTTGGGAAAAGAATAAGATGGAAGAATTAGTTCAGGCTTAA
- a CDS encoding PRC-barrel domain-containing protein, whose translation MERPHEVVKASEVTGVKVKNLNNDNLGEINEIVLDKISGAVNYLVLDSGGMLGFGNKFFAMPWKLFSYDEEDDCFVLNLDKETLENAPGFDKDHWPNFATPEFSSTVENYYKPHVSKAASAPMTTELFHDRDSAEKAYLRAIDQGYKPEEINVLMSDDTREKYYDSFLTTEETGSKAVEGMGVGGLIGGTVGATLGAIAAIGTNLIFPGLGIIVAGPIAAGLAGAGAGSISGGLIGALIGWGIPEERAKVYEKGLASGGIVLGVENRDDNTTLENDWRNYSSNKIH comes from the coding sequence ATGGAACGACCTCATGAAGTGGTTAAAGCCAGTGAAGTGACTGGAGTCAAAGTTAAAAATCTGAATAATGATAATCTCGGTGAAATCAATGAAATTGTACTGGATAAAATTTCAGGTGCTGTGAATTACCTGGTATTAGATTCCGGTGGGATGCTTGGGTTTGGAAATAAATTCTTTGCCATGCCCTGGAAATTATTTTCATATGATGAAGAGGATGACTGTTTTGTACTTAATCTGGATAAAGAAACTCTCGAAAATGCGCCCGGTTTCGACAAAGATCACTGGCCAAATTTCGCAACTCCAGAATTTTCTTCAACTGTAGAAAATTATTATAAACCGCATGTTTCAAAGGCAGCATCAGCTCCAATGACCACAGAGCTCTTTCATGATAGGGATTCCGCGGAAAAAGCTTATTTACGTGCAATTGATCAAGGATACAAACCCGAAGAAATCAATGTGTTAATGTCAGATGACACCCGTGAAAAATATTATGATTCATTTCTCACGACTGAAGAAACCGGTTCCAAAGCAGTTGAAGGAATGGGAGTTGGTGGACTTATCGGAGGCACAGTAGGTGCTACCCTGGGTGCGATTGCAGCAATTGGCACTAATCTGATTTTCCCTGGACTTGGAATCATTGTTGCAGGCCCAATAGCAGCAGGATTAGCAGGCGCTGGCGCAGGCAGTATCTCCGGTGGATTAATAGGTGCCTTAATTGGTTGGGGTATCCCCGAAGAACGAGCCAAAGTGTATGAAAAAGGATTGGCGTCTGGAGGTATCGTGTTGGGGGTTGAAAATCGTGACGATAATACAACATTGGAAAATGATTGGCGCAATTATTCAAGTAACAAAATTCACTAG
- a CDS encoding DUF3309 family protein, which yields MSLLGLILLIVILLAVLPTWPYSSGWGYYPSGAVGLVLIILIILLLTRGGL from the coding sequence ATGAGCTTACTTGGACTGATTTTATTAATCGTTATTTTATTGGCAGTTTTGCCCACTTGGCCGTATAGTAGTGGATGGGGTTATTATCCCAGTGGTGCGGTAGGATTAGTCTTAATTATATTGATAATATTGCTGCTGACGCGTGGTGGCTTATAA
- a CDS encoding CinA family protein yields MYQLISILQNMKSGQMAIDFLKARGLVLVTAESCTAGQILAILGKVEGCGECLELGYVVYSEDAKKNVLHVRDETIRTYTLTSEHVAREMALGALQKSKANIVIATTGLTGSEPMDGVEPGTICFAWGLKHNQEWRLYSETKKFKGTRSEVQVDAANYALESLPKIYHRLNSDA; encoded by the coding sequence ATGTATCAACTTATCAGCATACTTCAAAATATGAAATCAGGGCAGATGGCTATTGACTTTTTAAAAGCAAGGGGATTAGTTCTGGTAACAGCTGAATCCTGTACAGCTGGACAAATTCTGGCTATTCTTGGAAAAGTTGAAGGCTGTGGGGAATGCCTTGAATTAGGATATGTTGTTTATTCTGAAGATGCAAAGAAAAATGTACTTCATGTACGCGATGAAACCATTAGAACCTATACATTAACAAGTGAACATGTTGCTCGTGAAATGGCCTTGGGCGCTTTGCAAAAAAGCAAAGCCAATATTGTAATTGCCACTACCGGGTTAACTGGCTCGGAACCGATGGACGGTGTAGAACCTGGTACTATTTGTTTTGCCTGGGGATTGAAGCACAATCAGGAATGGCGGCTCTATTCGGAAACGAAAAAATTTAAGGGAACACGGTCTGAAGTTCAAGTGGATGCGGCTAACTATGCTTTGGAATCACTACCCAAAATTTATCATCGTTTAAATTCAGACGCCTAG
- the groES gene encoding co-chaperone GroES, with protein MKIRPLHDRVVVQRMEEERTTAGGIVIPDSATEKPIRGKVLAVGPGKNLDNGDVRALAVKVGDVVLFGKYSGTEVKIDGQEMVVMREDDIMGVIEG; from the coding sequence ATGAAAATTCGTCCTTTACACGATCGTGTTGTTGTTCAGCGCATGGAAGAAGAACGAACTACTGCTGGCGGAATTGTAATTCCAGACAGTGCTACTGAAAAACCCATTCGTGGTAAAGTACTGGCTGTTGGCCCAGGCAAAAACCTTGACAATGGGGATGTCCGTGCATTGGCCGTTAAAGTAGGCGATGTAGTTTTATTTGGCAAATACTCTGGCACAGAAGTCAAAATTGACGGTCAGGAGATGGTTGTCATGCGTGAAGATGACATCATGGGTGTTATTGAAGGCTAA
- a CDS encoding SDR family oxidoreductase: MDYPNQLPPQKQSRQPGIESVMQPAPVYVSPDYKPGQKLTGKVALITGGDSGIGRAVACAFALEGADVIVHYLDEESDARETADFIKNCGRKCWLFAKNLQSYNACEELVQRAIQEVSQIDILVNNIAEQHPQESIEDISCEQLEATFKTNFFSYFYMIKALLPYLKEEAVIINTTSVTAYKGNDHLIDYSSTKGAIVGLTRSLSQNLVKKGIRVNAVAPGPIWTPLIPASFSAEQVAEFGQQVPMKRVGQPAEMAPAYVYLASSDSSYMTGQVLHPNGGVIVNA, from the coding sequence ATGGATTATCCAAATCAGTTACCTCCACAAAAGCAATCAAGGCAACCTGGGATAGAAAGTGTCATGCAACCTGCCCCTGTCTATGTTTCTCCGGATTATAAACCAGGTCAGAAACTGACAGGTAAGGTTGCTTTGATTACCGGTGGAGATAGCGGTATAGGTCGAGCAGTGGCCTGTGCATTTGCTCTGGAAGGGGCTGACGTCATTGTGCATTACCTGGATGAAGAATCGGATGCCCGGGAAACTGCCGACTTTATAAAAAACTGTGGAAGAAAGTGCTGGTTGTTTGCGAAAAACCTACAGTCCTACAATGCTTGTGAAGAGCTGGTGCAAAGGGCGATACAGGAAGTTTCACAGATAGATATCCTGGTTAACAATATTGCTGAGCAGCATCCTCAGGAAAGCATCGAAGATATCAGTTGTGAACAACTTGAAGCGACATTCAAAACCAATTTTTTTTCCTATTTTTATATGATTAAAGCGTTATTGCCTTATTTGAAAGAGGAAGCAGTCATTATTAACACAACATCGGTCACTGCTTATAAAGGCAACGATCACTTGATTGATTATTCCTCTACAAAAGGAGCTATTGTCGGTTTAACGCGTTCCCTGTCGCAAAATCTTGTCAAAAAAGGAATCCGGGTTAATGCCGTAGCACCGGGCCCGATATGGACCCCATTGATTCCTGCGAGTTTTTCCGCTGAGCAAGTTGCTGAATTTGGTCAGCAGGTTCCAATGAAAAGAGTGGGGCAACCAGCTGAAATGGCTCCTGCCTATGTGTACCTTGCCTCTTCGGATTCTTCCTATATGACGGGGCAGGTGCTTCATCCCAATGGAGGTGTTATTGTTAATGCCTGA
- a CDS encoding Dps family protein, with protein MSQVVEKLSVILADTYALYLKTQNYHWHVKGPQFKTLHELFEMQYQELAEAVDQVAERILITGHKAPATFKEFERLKRIKDGNSGLSANQMVIELADDNATLVKDLNQALTLAQENHDEGTANLLSDRIAAHEKAHWMLNASKE; from the coding sequence ATGTCACAAGTAGTAGAGAAATTATCAGTCATTCTGGCAGATACCTATGCCTTATATCTCAAAACACAAAACTATCACTGGCATGTAAAGGGGCCACAGTTCAAAACCTTGCATGAGCTGTTTGAAATGCAATATCAGGAATTGGCTGAAGCGGTAGATCAGGTGGCGGAACGTATTTTAATCACCGGACATAAAGCGCCTGCTACCTTTAAGGAGTTTGAGCGGTTGAAGCGTATCAAGGATGGCAATTCAGGTCTTTCCGCCAATCAAATGGTGATTGAGTTAGCAGATGATAATGCAACCCTGGTAAAAGATTTGAATCAGGCGCTCACACTCGCACAGGAAAATCATGATGAAGGAACAGCCAATCTGTTGAGCGACCGAATCGCAGCGCATGAAAAAGCGCACTGGATGTTGAATGCTTCCAAAGAGTAA
- a CDS encoding sialidase family protein: protein MQGRTRYQQMLKWLCCLLTVPSLYAATPLWVFVPQTPVALTVAPGETAQVQYAVYNQSSRGKVLIMQPIQGITQTSLCQLPAKGYCILTLQINGTALTGNVMGGPVLCQQGNPNQCYQPSPPNSLAITKGQAATASINASPASLVLIINQNAKVVTITNHSTQVTAYNIRAILPASWTDVIQDASSCTVLAPGTSCQISFTPGSIIHTLQLIPIQGDNTSTVSISIEVKPVPIAIAAGQYTSVGAIRPLLALSSDMGTSWTFPSAVNSPVFVPDNTNSYNNSAAFFESSCDAQTCIAVGQYRDAGLVQRPLLAVSQDSGLNWIFPSSINAPVFSPVNTNPFSSAGELVGATCQESTCIAAGNYFSAGTRRPILAISHDSGTSWSFPAVINAPVFTPDNTNAFSGNGRFFAVNCHGAICIAGGLYSGGGVDRPLLAVSQDLGLNWAYPSAINAPVFIPDNTNAFSNNGSFNGVACQDSICIAAGSYRSGGTERPLLALSQNAAVTWTYPSVVNSPVFTPDNSNAFIANGRFSDVNCQGTTCIAVGRYFGGGTQRPLVAVSHDAGSSWTFPSSVTSPVFTPDNTNAFTGSAILSSISCQGPDCITGGFYFGGGGFRPLLAVSHDAGSSWTFPSSVTAPVFTPDNTNAFTNDGQFNNVHCGGGLCIAAGFYISGGVQRPLLAVSQDLGLTWTFPSAANTPIFTPDNSNVFFGGRLDTASSNGLWLPRSLSLLKTQ from the coding sequence ATGCAAGGAAGAACACGGTATCAACAAATGCTGAAATGGCTCTGCTGTCTTTTGACAGTACCGAGCTTGTATGCGGCTACTCCTCTATGGGTATTTGTTCCCCAAACACCAGTGGCATTAACCGTAGCGCCCGGTGAGACAGCCCAAGTGCAATATGCTGTATATAATCAATCATCACGCGGAAAAGTATTGATAATGCAGCCAATTCAAGGGATTACACAAACCAGTCTTTGCCAGTTGCCCGCTAAAGGCTATTGCATTCTGACTTTACAGATCAATGGAACAGCGCTTACCGGTAATGTCATGGGCGGGCCTGTTCTATGTCAACAAGGCAATCCGAACCAATGTTATCAACCCTCGCCTCCTAACAGTCTGGCAATTACCAAAGGCCAGGCCGCCACTGCCTCGATTAATGCCTCTCCAGCAAGTCTCGTTTTAATTATCAATCAAAATGCAAAAGTGGTCACGATTACTAATCACTCCACACAAGTCACCGCGTATAATATTCGGGCGATACTGCCCGCAAGCTGGACCGATGTCATTCAGGACGCCAGCAGTTGCACCGTATTAGCGCCTGGCACTTCCTGTCAGATCTCCTTTACCCCAGGCTCTATTATCCATACTTTGCAGCTAATCCCTATTCAGGGCGACAATACCTCCACAGTCTCTATTAGTATTGAAGTGAAGCCAGTCCCGATAGCTATTGCCGCAGGACAATACACAAGTGTTGGCGCTATTCGCCCGCTTTTGGCGCTCAGCTCGGATATGGGTACAAGTTGGACCTTTCCTTCAGCTGTGAACTCACCGGTTTTTGTACCTGATAATACTAATTCCTACAATAATAGCGCTGCCTTCTTTGAGTCAAGTTGCGATGCACAAACCTGTATCGCTGTCGGCCAATACCGCGATGCAGGTTTGGTGCAACGCCCATTGTTGGCAGTGAGTCAGGACTCAGGCTTAAATTGGATCTTTCCCTCTTCTATCAATGCACCAGTTTTCTCGCCAGTTAATACAAACCCCTTTAGTAGCGCTGGTGAATTAGTCGGTGCAACTTGCCAGGAAAGCACTTGTATCGCTGCCGGCAACTACTTTAGTGCAGGAACGCGACGTCCCATTCTGGCAATTAGCCATGATTCGGGTACGAGCTGGAGCTTTCCTGCAGTTATTAATGCCCCTGTTTTTACTCCAGATAATACAAATGCTTTCTCCGGTAACGGCAGATTTTTTGCAGTAAACTGCCATGGCGCTATTTGTATAGCCGGTGGTTTATACAGCGGTGGTGGAGTTGACAGACCACTTCTGGCGGTTAGCCAGGATCTGGGTTTAAACTGGGCTTATCCCTCCGCTATCAATGCCCCCGTTTTTATCCCTGATAATACCAATGCCTTCTCGAATAATGGATCGTTCAACGGGGTCGCCTGCCAGGATAGTATTTGTATTGCCGCCGGCAGTTACCGCAGCGGTGGTACTGAGAGGCCATTGCTTGCGTTAAGCCAAAACGCCGCTGTAACCTGGACTTATCCTTCTGTTGTCAACTCTCCAGTGTTCACACCGGACAATAGCAACGCATTTATCGCTAATGGCAGGTTTTCTGACGTCAACTGTCAGGGAACCACTTGTATAGCGGTAGGGCGTTATTTTGGAGGTGGTACTCAACGCCCGCTCGTGGCAGTCAGCCATGACGCAGGCTCTAGCTGGACTTTCCCATCCTCTGTCACTTCACCTGTTTTTACTCCTGACAACACCAATGCCTTCACGGGCAGCGCCATCCTCTCGAGCATCAGTTGCCAGGGCCCTGATTGCATCACGGGAGGGTTTTATTTTGGTGGCGGCGGATTTAGGCCGCTCCTGGCAGTCAGTCATGACGCAGGGTCTAGCTGGACTTTCCCCTCCTCGGTCACTGCACCAGTCTTTACACCGGATAATACCAATGCCTTTACCAACGATGGCCAGTTTAATAATGTCCACTGTGGAGGAGGACTTTGTATTGCAGCAGGATTTTATATTAGTGGCGGAGTCCAGCGTCCCCTCCTCGCCGTTAGTCAGGATTTGGGCCTGACCTGGACCTTCCCGTCTGCTGCCAATACCCCGATTTTTACACCGGATAATAGCAATGTATTCTTTGGTGGTCGGCTCGATACTGCAAGTTCTAATGGCTTATGGCTACCCAGATCGCTGTCTTTACTAAAGACGCAATAA
- a CDS encoding LysR family transcriptional regulator, which translates to MNLIECLKSFTTVVENNSFSAASRLLNVSPSKVSKQINWLEDELRMKLFIRSTKQLILTDAGKTLYEKAGNLFEEIRDIHSISQSKKNHLQGKICLYLTVSPAVTFFTSLGIEFMKLHPDISLEIIAGSDHASFFQHSFDLSISFEPISYPNLMCKKLFSVQRNVYGSDAYLNRNGNPETAEDLRHHNCLINTLYGLQNKWILNNKIIHVQGSFQSNNACLLKQAAIADIGLIWAPHFTVMEEVEKGLLLPVLGNQTSPEIMLYAIYKNHKHKLNLINELLAFFCNKVSELGIIDL; encoded by the coding sequence ATGAATCTCATAGAATGCCTGAAAAGTTTTACTACAGTAGTTGAAAATAATAGCTTTTCGGCAGCTTCAAGATTATTAAATGTTTCTCCCTCCAAAGTCAGTAAGCAGATTAACTGGCTTGAGGACGAATTGAGAATGAAGCTTTTTATTCGCTCAACCAAACAATTGATTTTAACTGACGCTGGCAAAACTTTATATGAAAAAGCGGGAAATCTATTTGAGGAAATACGGGATATTCACTCGATTTCTCAGAGCAAAAAAAATCATTTACAAGGAAAAATCTGCCTTTACCTCACCGTTTCACCCGCTGTTACTTTTTTTACGTCTCTGGGCATAGAGTTTATGAAACTCCACCCGGATATCTCATTGGAAATAATAGCCGGTTCAGATCATGCCAGTTTTTTTCAACATTCATTCGATTTAAGCATAAGTTTCGAACCCATTAGCTACCCCAATCTGATGTGTAAGAAATTGTTTTCTGTGCAGCGCAATGTCTACGGCTCAGATGCTTACCTCAATCGCAACGGCAACCCGGAAACTGCGGAAGATCTCAGACACCATAATTGCTTAATTAACACCCTCTATGGGCTGCAGAACAAATGGATTTTAAATAATAAAATTATTCATGTACAAGGTAGTTTTCAGAGTAATAATGCCTGCCTTCTAAAACAGGCTGCCATAGCGGATATTGGCTTAATCTGGGCTCCCCATTTCACTGTAATGGAGGAGGTTGAAAAGGGATTGCTATTGCCAGTTCTTGGCAATCAAACCTCACCAGAAATAATGCTTTATGCAATTTATAAAAATCATAAACATAAATTGAATTTAATTAACGAGCTGCTCGCTTTTTTCTGTAATAAAGTCAGCGAGCTTGGCATCATTGACTTGTAA